The following coding sequences lie in one Rutidosis leptorrhynchoides isolate AG116_Rl617_1_P2 chromosome 4, CSIRO_AGI_Rlap_v1, whole genome shotgun sequence genomic window:
- the LOC139839416 gene encoding protein DEEPER ROOTING 1-like produces the protein MKFFNWMQNKFNGGQRHTNLNAACSAHHAKQEPRKEEFSDWPHGLLTIGTFGNNEVPIKQEEEIQETQCTKTSSPDLSEFTPDEIENLQKELTQLLSKKQEIPADLPLDRFLNCPSTLEVDRRLSVTVSTQVNEKDEDIDRTIRVILGRCKDICTDKKAVGKKSISFLLKKMFVCNKGFPTIPNSFRDPLPETRMERLLRAMLKNKINPQHSQSSSARKFIEGRRPNKKGEVTEEENKVVTKWVKTDSEYIVLEI, from the exons ATGAAG TTTTTTAATTGGATGCAAAACAAATTCAATGGTGGACAAAGACATACAAACTTGAATGCTGCTTGCTCTGCTC ATCACGCGAAGCAAGAACCCCGGAAGGAAGAGTTTAGTGATTGGCCTCACGGGTTACTGACAATAGGAACATTTGGCAACAACGAGGTACCAATTAAACAAGAAGAAGAAATTCAAGAAACTCAATGCACAAAAACATCGTCACCAGATCTTTCTGAATTCACACCTGACGAAATTGAAAATCTACAGAAAGAGTTAACACAGCTCCTGTCCAAGAAACAAGAGATCCCTGCTGATCTTCCATTGGATAGATTCCTAAATTGCCCATCAACCTTGGAGGTTGACCGTAGACTTTCTGTCACTGTCAGTACCCAAGTCAATGAAAAAGATGAAGATATCGATCGCACAATTAGAGTTATCCTTGGCAGGTGCAAAGACATTTGCACGGATAAGAAAGCAGTTGGGAAAAAATCGATTTCTTTTCTTCTAAAGAAGATGTTCGTATGCAACAAAGGGTTTCCAACAATTCCTAACAGCTTTCGTGATCCACTTCCTGAAACAAGAATGGAGAGG CTATTAAGGGCTATGCTTAAGAACAAGATCAACCCTCAACATTCTCAGTCGTCATCAGCAAGGAAATTCATAGAGGGTAGACGACCAAATAAGAAAGGGGAAGTGACAGAGGAGGAGAATAAAGTTGTGACGAAGTGGGTCAAAACTGATTCTGAAT ATATCGTTCTAGAGATATGA